One Serinicoccus chungangensis genomic window carries:
- a CDS encoding carbohydrate ABC transporter permease has product MRRLLGRGGLVLASVVVVVFSIFPVFVMVGTALDPAANAGGRGVIPSGISFEHFGRVLSQTRFPDYLLNSLIVAVVTVVASGLLALFAAVAVARFRFSGRTKILMMILIVQMVPMEALVIPLFLQAKTLGLLNSLLGLSVVYIAFSLSFAIWTLRGFVAAVPVELEEAAYLDGASWWQMFWKVLFPLVAPGLVAVSVFSFILAWNEFIFALTFMADDDMYTAAVGLRTFFTRSGTDWGAVMAASSIITVPVMIFFVAVQSRLSSGLMSGATKG; this is encoded by the coding sequence GTGAGGCGGCTGCTCGGGCGGGGCGGGCTGGTGCTCGCCAGCGTCGTCGTCGTGGTCTTCAGCATCTTCCCGGTCTTCGTCATGGTCGGCACCGCGCTCGACCCGGCCGCCAACGCCGGCGGGCGCGGCGTCATCCCCTCCGGGATCTCCTTCGAGCACTTCGGCCGGGTGCTGTCGCAGACCCGCTTCCCGGACTACCTGCTCAACTCGCTCATCGTCGCGGTCGTCACTGTCGTGGCCAGCGGCCTGCTGGCGCTCTTCGCCGCGGTGGCGGTGGCGCGCTTCCGCTTCTCCGGGCGCACCAAGATCCTCATGATGATCCTCATCGTGCAGATGGTGCCCATGGAGGCGCTGGTCATCCCGCTGTTCCTCCAGGCCAAGACGCTCGGTCTGCTCAACAGCCTGCTGGGGCTGTCGGTGGTCTACATCGCCTTCAGCCTGTCCTTCGCGATCTGGACGCTGCGGGGCTTCGTGGCCGCGGTGCCCGTCGAGCTGGAGGAGGCGGCCTACCTCGACGGGGCGAGCTGGTGGCAGATGTTCTGGAAGGTCCTCTTCCCGCTCGTCGCCCCGGGCCTGGTCGCGGTGAGCGTGTTCAGCTTCATCCTGGCGTGGAACGAGTTCATCTTCGCGCTCACCTTCATGGCCGACGACGACATGTACACCGCCGCCGTCGGTCTGCGGACCTTCTTCACCCGCAGCGGCACCGACTGGGGTGCCGTCATGGCGGCCAGCTCGATCATCACCGTCCCGGTCATGATCTTCTTCGTCGCCGTCCAGTCGCGGCTCTCCAGCGGCCTCATGTCAGGAGCGACCAAGGGATGA
- a CDS encoding glycoside hydrolase family 10 protein encodes MPAPHPRRHRTLLASAVVPLGAALALGGAATSQAAPAPTGAPWTTCSPAPEAPLHEMRGVWIASVANIDWPSRPGLSPQEAQAELEAWYDEAVASGLNSVFVQVRPTADTFWPSELEPSSAWLTGEQGADFGGWDPMAFAVEQAHARGLDFHAWFNPYRVTLTGTDPSVLAEDHPARVNPDWTVAYGGKLYYDPGVPAVREHTTAVIMEAVERYDIDGVHFDDYFYPYPVAGQEFPDDESYAAYGAGFADRGDWRRDNVNRLIEGLHEQIEAAKPHVAFGVSPFAVWRNAGTDPEGSDTTAGAQTYDDLYADTRLWVQQEWMDYVLPQVYWAIGFAPAAYDVLVPWWSEQVDGTDVALWIGQATYKVGTSTQSPEWSEPEEMVRHLDLNEDYEQVTGDVYFSAKDVRADRLDHWSLLQAEHYPGPALPPALNPGTTPEVPAPTQVRTERTAEGTALSWSHAGDDAGFAVYRVDDARGPGRVACDDLDADSLVAVLGTGDTDWVDADGDRHDVYVVTALSADNTSSTASRPVRGR; translated from the coding sequence ATGCCCGCACCGCACCCCCGCCGCCACCGCACCCTCCTCGCGAGCGCCGTCGTCCCCCTCGGGGCCGCGCTCGCCCTCGGGGGTGCCGCGACCTCCCAGGCCGCCCCGGCGCCGACCGGAGCGCCGTGGACCACGTGCAGCCCGGCGCCCGAGGCGCCCCTGCACGAGATGCGCGGGGTGTGGATCGCCAGCGTCGCCAACATCGACTGGCCCTCCCGGCCGGGGCTGAGCCCGCAGGAGGCGCAGGCCGAGCTGGAGGCGTGGTACGACGAGGCGGTCGCCTCCGGCCTCAACAGCGTCTTCGTGCAGGTGCGGCCGACGGCCGACACCTTCTGGCCCTCCGAGCTGGAGCCGAGCAGCGCCTGGCTCACCGGCGAGCAGGGCGCCGACTTCGGCGGCTGGGACCCGATGGCCTTCGCCGTCGAGCAGGCCCACGCGCGCGGCCTGGACTTCCACGCCTGGTTCAACCCCTACCGCGTCACGCTCACCGGCACCGACCCCTCGGTGCTCGCCGAGGACCACCCGGCGCGGGTCAACCCCGACTGGACGGTGGCCTACGGCGGCAAGCTCTACTACGACCCGGGCGTCCCGGCCGTCCGTGAGCACACCACCGCGGTCATCATGGAGGCGGTCGAGCGCTACGACATCGACGGCGTCCACTTCGACGACTACTTCTACCCCTACCCGGTGGCGGGCCAGGAGTTCCCCGACGACGAGAGCTACGCGGCCTACGGCGCGGGCTTCGCGGACCGCGGCGACTGGCGGCGCGACAACGTCAACCGGCTCATCGAGGGCCTGCACGAGCAGATCGAGGCCGCCAAGCCGCACGTCGCCTTCGGGGTCAGCCCGTTCGCCGTCTGGCGCAACGCCGGCACCGACCCGGAGGGCTCGGACACGACGGCCGGCGCGCAGACCTACGACGACCTGTACGCCGACACCCGCCTGTGGGTGCAGCAGGAGTGGATGGACTACGTCCTGCCCCAGGTCTACTGGGCCATCGGCTTCGCCCCGGCCGCCTACGACGTGCTCGTCCCGTGGTGGAGCGAGCAGGTCGACGGCACCGACGTGGCGCTGTGGATCGGGCAGGCGACCTACAAGGTCGGCACGTCCACCCAGTCGCCGGAGTGGTCCGAGCCCGAGGAGATGGTGCGCCACCTCGACCTCAACGAGGACTACGAGCAGGTCACCGGGGACGTCTACTTCTCCGCCAAGGACGTCCGGGCCGACCGGCTCGACCACTGGTCGCTCCTGCAGGCCGAGCACTACCCCGGCCCCGCGCTGCCGCCCGCCCTCAACCCCGGCACCACCCCCGAGGTCCCGGCCCCGACCCAGGTCCGCACCGAGCGCACCGCGGAGGGCACCGCGCTGTCCTGGAGCCACGCCGGCGACGACGCCGGGTTCGCCGTCTACCGCGTCGACGACGCCCGCGGCCCGGGTCGTGTCGCCTGCGACGACCTGGACGCCGACAGCCTCGTCGCCGTGCTGGGCACCGGTGACACCGACTGGGTCGACGCCGACGGTGACCGGCACGACGTCTACGTCGTCACCGCGCTCTCGGCCGACAACACCTCGTCCACCGCGTCCCGGCCGGTGCGCGGACGATGA
- a CDS encoding anhydro-N-acetylmuramic acid kinase, which translates to MIVVGAGSGTSVDGIDVAALDLRLDGDVVRARLLGSGTVPFEPGLRADVLAAFPPGRIGMQEVCRLDTRLGQAFAGAVGTLGVELAGASPDLVASHGQTLFHDVVDGEVRGTLQLGQPAWVAERTGAPVVSDLRVADVAAGGQGAPLASTWDALWLGGRGHTCAALNLGGIANVTVVPAADTPTPATPESPAALAAPAVRAFDTGPANALVDAVVARQTGGRRTYDADGAGAAAGRVDDELLALLLADDYYALPPPKTTGKERFHLAHVDAALAGLAREVPPADLLATLTELTVRTVAEALAPFAPGEVVVSGGGAHNTTLLGGLTRALPDAHVVTSEAHGIPVDAKEACLFALLGFLTWHGLPGTVAGVTGARHARLAGRITPGHGALRLPEPAITVPSRLEVVA; encoded by the coding sequence GTGATCGTCGTCGGCGCGGGGTCCGGCACGAGCGTGGACGGCATCGACGTCGCGGCGCTCGACCTGCGCCTGGACGGCGACGTGGTGCGCGCTCGGCTGCTGGGCTCGGGCACGGTGCCCTTCGAGCCCGGCCTGCGCGCGGACGTCCTCGCGGCGTTCCCGCCCGGCCGGATTGGGATGCAGGAGGTGTGCCGTCTCGACACCCGGCTCGGCCAGGCCTTCGCCGGGGCGGTGGGCACGCTCGGCGTCGAGCTCGCCGGAGCGAGCCCGGACCTGGTCGCCTCGCACGGCCAGACGCTCTTCCACGACGTCGTCGACGGCGAGGTCAGGGGCACCCTCCAGCTGGGCCAGCCGGCCTGGGTGGCCGAGCGCACCGGGGCCCCCGTCGTGTCCGACCTGCGCGTCGCCGACGTCGCGGCGGGCGGCCAGGGGGCACCGCTGGCCAGCACCTGGGACGCGCTCTGGCTGGGTGGGCGCGGTCACACCTGCGCCGCCCTCAACCTCGGCGGCATCGCCAACGTCACCGTCGTCCCCGCCGCCGACACCCCGACCCCGGCGACCCCGGAGAGCCCGGCGGCCCTGGCAGCCCCGGCGGTGCGCGCCTTCGACACGGGCCCGGCCAACGCGCTCGTCGACGCCGTGGTAGCGCGGCAGACCGGCGGCCGCCGGACCTACGACGCCGACGGCGCAGGAGCCGCGGCCGGCAGGGTCGACGACGAGCTGCTGGCGCTGCTGCTGGCCGACGACTACTACGCGCTGCCACCGCCGAAGACGACCGGCAAGGAGCGCTTCCACCTCGCCCACGTCGACGCGGCGCTGGCGGGGCTGGCGCGGGAGGTCCCGCCCGCCGACCTGCTCGCGACCCTCACCGAGCTGACCGTGCGCACCGTGGCCGAGGCGCTTGCGCCGTTCGCGCCCGGCGAGGTCGTGGTGAGCGGCGGCGGGGCGCACAACACCACCCTGCTCGGCGGCCTGACCCGGGCGCTGCCCGACGCCCACGTGGTGACGAGCGAGGCCCACGGCATACCCGTCGACGCCAAGGAGGCGTGCCTCTTCGCGCTCCTGGGCTTCCTCACCTGGCACGGGCTGCCGGGCACGGTCGCCGGGGTGACCGGGGCGCGGCACGCGCGGCTCGCCGGACGCATCACCCCCGGGCACGGCGCGCTGCGGCTGCCCGAGCCCGCCATCACCGTCCCGTCCCGTCTGGAGGTGGTGGCCTGA
- a CDS encoding sugar ABC transporter substrate-binding protein, which yields MKRTTRLLALATATTLTLTACGGGGEDTGSGGDAGSEGGDASGETLTVWIMEGTNPDATPFFEEVSTAFEDETGATLDIQYVPWASAHDKFTNSIAGGTGPDVAEVGTTWTPEFGDAGALMDVSGRIDEAGLADGYVDSVLESGTVDGAVYGAPWYAGVRSIIYRTDLLEEAGVEPPTTWDELVSVGEALKESDPDLIPFPVPNSTHTTTPFIWGAGGQVATQEGDTWVSGLDSPESIEGLQFLESLAGEHDLSTPAASTWNEADTRDAFARGEAGMIISGSWTPKSIVEANPDLEGKLGVVPIPGPDGGMSPSFAGGSHLSVFETTDNEDLAWTFVEMMTTGEYAEMWGEQTGFFPATNDLLTQLEEADDPLVAPFAMQMKDGSATLPVTPLWGQVEGAQTIPAMMESVLGGKADVEEAATTAADEMNEIFGS from the coding sequence ATGAAGCGCACCACCCGCCTGCTCGCGCTGGCGACGGCCACCACCCTCACGCTCACCGCGTGCGGAGGTGGTGGTGAGGACACCGGCTCCGGCGGCGACGCCGGCTCCGAGGGCGGCGACGCCTCGGGCGAGACCCTCACCGTCTGGATCATGGAGGGGACCAACCCCGACGCGACCCCGTTCTTCGAGGAGGTCAGCACCGCCTTCGAGGACGAGACCGGCGCCACCCTCGACATCCAGTACGTCCCGTGGGCCTCGGCCCACGACAAGTTCACCAACTCCATCGCCGGCGGCACCGGCCCGGACGTCGCCGAGGTCGGCACGACCTGGACCCCGGAGTTCGGCGACGCGGGCGCCCTCATGGACGTCTCCGGCCGGATCGACGAGGCCGGGCTGGCCGACGGCTACGTGGACAGCGTGCTCGAGTCCGGCACCGTCGACGGCGCGGTCTACGGCGCGCCCTGGTACGCCGGGGTCCGTTCGATCATCTACCGCACCGACCTGCTCGAGGAGGCCGGCGTCGAGCCGCCCACCACGTGGGACGAGCTGGTGAGCGTCGGCGAGGCGCTCAAGGAGAGCGACCCCGACCTCATCCCCTTCCCGGTCCCCAACTCGACGCACACCACCACCCCGTTCATCTGGGGCGCGGGCGGTCAGGTCGCGACGCAGGAGGGCGACACCTGGGTCTCCGGGCTGGACTCCCCCGAGTCGATCGAGGGCCTGCAGTTCCTCGAGAGCCTGGCCGGGGAGCACGACCTGTCGACGCCGGCCGCGAGCACCTGGAACGAGGCCGACACCCGCGACGCCTTCGCCCGCGGCGAGGCCGGCATGATCATCAGCGGCTCCTGGACCCCGAAGTCGATCGTCGAGGCCAACCCCGACCTCGAGGGCAAGCTGGGCGTCGTGCCCATCCCCGGCCCGGACGGCGGCATGTCGCCCTCCTTCGCCGGCGGCTCGCACCTGTCCGTCTTCGAGACGACCGACAACGAGGACCTCGCCTGGACCTTCGTCGAGATGATGACGACCGGCGAGTATGCCGAGATGTGGGGCGAGCAGACCGGCTTCTTCCCGGCGACCAACGACCTGCTCACCCAGCTCGAGGAGGCCGACGACCCGCTGGTCGCGCCGTTCGCGATGCAGATGAAGGACGGCAGCGCCACGCTCCCGGTCACCCCGCTGTGGGGCCAGGTCGAGGGCGCGCAGACGATCCCCGCGATGATGGAGTCCGTCCTGGGCGGCAAGGCCGACGTCGAGGAGGCCGCCACCACCGCCGCGGACGAGATGAACGAGATCTTCGGCTCGTGA
- a CDS encoding GntR family transcriptional regulator, with protein sequence MSAEPAREPAPGPAATPAAGGPPDPAHGSRGAKAELVRQRLEDLIAPMRPGEPLPAERDLAADLGVARMTLRRVVESLVADHRLIRRPGAGTFVAPERVDQQLSATSFSTDMRSRGMTPGAHTVWARQQPAGMMLASVLGVDPTSGVIHVRRVRTADGEPMALEDLHVPAELVPGLTGADLEDASFYQLLEARYGLTISAGTQTIEPHLVTAEEAEQLRTTAGSPAFLFERTSRVADGQVAEFVRSVYRGDRYRILVDLFPASGGRP encoded by the coding sequence ATGAGCGCCGAACCGGCTCGCGAGCCGGCCCCGGGACCGGCCGCGACCCCCGCCGCGGGCGGACCACCGGACCCCGCCCACGGTTCCCGGGGCGCCAAGGCCGAGCTGGTCCGCCAGCGCCTGGAGGACCTCATCGCCCCCATGCGCCCCGGGGAGCCGCTGCCCGCCGAGCGCGACCTCGCCGCCGACCTGGGGGTGGCCCGGATGACCCTGCGCCGCGTGGTCGAGTCGCTCGTCGCCGACCACCGGCTCATCCGCCGCCCGGGCGCGGGCACCTTCGTGGCGCCCGAGCGGGTCGACCAGCAGCTGTCCGCCACGTCGTTCTCCACGGACATGCGCTCGCGCGGCATGACCCCGGGGGCGCACACCGTTTGGGCCCGGCAGCAGCCGGCGGGCATGATGCTCGCCTCGGTGCTGGGGGTCGACCCGACCTCCGGCGTCATCCACGTGCGCCGGGTCCGCACCGCCGACGGCGAGCCGATGGCGCTGGAGGACCTGCACGTCCCGGCCGAGCTGGTCCCCGGGCTGACCGGGGCCGACCTCGAGGACGCCTCGTTCTACCAGCTGCTCGAGGCGCGCTACGGGCTCACCATCAGCGCCGGGACGCAGACCATCGAGCCGCACCTCGTCACGGCCGAGGAGGCCGAGCAGCTGCGGACCACGGCAGGCTCCCCCGCCTTCCTCTTCGAGCGCACCTCCCGGGTCGCCGACGGGCAGGTGGCGGAGTTCGTCCGCTCGGTCTACCGCGGCGACCGCTACCGCATCCTCGTCGACCTCTTCCCCGCCTCCGGCGGACGACCCTGA
- a CDS encoding N-acetylmuramic acid 6-phosphate etherase has product MSTTNEHDGVAVDLLAVDLGKTGARGRWRSGGEVREAAGPGVVGLAAADGVEQVVGVVRSLTGALGLDGSRVGVLAVGLVGYHAASARREALAAALLDQVADTVVLTGDVTTTFVGAVGDRPAVVVAAGTGAVALAADGAGRTAVRDGWGFLLGDDGSGYAVGRAGLRAALEHRDGRGGSAALERAATRRFGDLAGLPSAVHSAEHPSRLVASFARDVADAARAGDDAAVRIWAEAGAALARTAVAARDAVDPGLPVCLAGGLAEVGPLLTEPFAAAVGGTVLPAAGTSLDGAETLARQAWSGGPGTVLADQVTVTSRTGRVAGTLRTTPEPADDTPSGTGHAVGTLRTTPEPADDTRVEVIGALATEGVRDDLLDLDERDTGSVLRELWEAEATVAPALLQVVPTVAAAVDDIADRLRGGGRMFYLGAGTPGRLAFVDASELPPTYGTPAELVRALPAGGVEAMVQAREGAEDDGPAGAAMVREAGVGPQDVVVGISASGRTPYVLHGLAAAAEVGALTVAVSNNEGARASAGADHAIEVPTGPEVISGSTRLKAGSAQKMLLGALSTAVMVRLGKTHGPFMVDMQASNIKLRDRAVRMVQRVAGCDAAAATAALEESGWSTKVAVVQLLGGVPSDQARTALAEGDGSVRGALARAGGEPR; this is encoded by the coding sequence ATGTCAACGACGAACGAGCACGACGGCGTGGCGGTCGACCTCCTGGCGGTGGACCTCGGCAAGACGGGAGCCCGGGGCCGCTGGCGGTCCGGCGGGGAGGTGCGCGAGGCGGCCGGCCCGGGGGTCGTCGGCCTGGCCGCCGCCGACGGGGTGGAGCAGGTCGTGGGGGTCGTGCGGTCGCTGACCGGCGCGCTCGGGCTGGACGGGTCGCGGGTGGGCGTGCTGGCCGTCGGGCTGGTGGGCTACCACGCGGCCAGTGCCCGACGGGAGGCCCTGGCCGCGGCGCTGCTGGACCAGGTCGCCGACACCGTGGTGCTCACCGGGGACGTCACGACGACCTTCGTCGGGGCGGTGGGGGACCGGCCCGCGGTCGTCGTGGCGGCGGGCACCGGCGCCGTGGCCCTCGCGGCCGACGGGGCCGGTCGCACCGCGGTGCGCGACGGCTGGGGCTTCCTGCTCGGCGACGACGGCAGCGGGTATGCCGTGGGGCGGGCCGGCCTGCGCGCCGCGCTCGAGCACCGGGACGGCCGAGGAGGGTCGGCCGCCCTGGAGCGCGCGGCGACGCGGCGCTTCGGCGACCTGGCCGGGCTGCCCTCGGCGGTGCACTCCGCCGAGCACCCCTCCCGCCTCGTCGCCTCCTTCGCCCGGGACGTCGCCGACGCCGCGCGGGCGGGGGACGACGCGGCGGTGCGGATCTGGGCGGAGGCCGGCGCGGCGCTGGCCCGCACGGCGGTGGCGGCGCGCGACGCGGTGGACCCCGGCCTGCCCGTGTGCCTGGCCGGAGGACTCGCCGAGGTCGGGCCGCTGCTCACCGAGCCCTTCGCGGCCGCGGTGGGAGGCACCGTGCTGCCGGCGGCCGGGACCTCGCTGGACGGTGCCGAGACCCTCGCCCGGCAGGCGTGGTCGGGCGGGCCGGGCACGGTCCTCGCCGACCAGGTCACCGTGACCTCCCGCACCGGACGCGTGGCCGGGACACTCCGAACCACCCCGGAGCCCGCGGACGACACCCCTTCGGGCACAGGACACGCGGTCGGGACACTCCGAACCACCCCGGAGCCCGCGGACGACACCCGCGTCGAGGTCATCGGCGCCCTCGCGACCGAGGGGGTGCGCGACGACCTGCTCGACCTCGACGAGCGCGACACCGGCTCGGTGCTGCGCGAGCTCTGGGAGGCCGAGGCCACGGTCGCGCCCGCCCTGCTGCAGGTCGTCCCCACCGTCGCGGCCGCCGTGGACGACATTGCCGACCGGTTGCGCGGCGGCGGCCGGATGTTCTACCTCGGCGCCGGGACGCCCGGGCGGCTGGCCTTCGTCGACGCCTCGGAGCTGCCGCCGACCTACGGCACCCCCGCCGAGCTCGTGCGGGCGCTGCCCGCCGGGGGCGTGGAGGCGATGGTGCAGGCCCGCGAGGGCGCCGAGGACGACGGCCCCGCGGGAGCGGCCATGGTGCGCGAGGCCGGCGTCGGCCCCCAGGACGTCGTCGTGGGCATCAGCGCGTCGGGGCGCACCCCCTACGTCCTGCACGGGCTGGCGGCGGCCGCCGAGGTCGGCGCGCTCACCGTCGCGGTCTCCAACAACGAGGGCGCCCGGGCCTCGGCCGGGGCCGACCACGCGATCGAGGTCCCGACCGGGCCCGAGGTCATCAGCGGCTCCACCCGCCTCAAGGCCGGGTCCGCGCAGAAGATGCTGCTGGGCGCCCTGTCGACCGCCGTCATGGTGCGGCTCGGGAAGACGCACGGGCCCTTCATGGTCGACATGCAGGCCTCCAACATCAAGCTGCGCGACCGCGCGGTGCGGATGGTCCAGCGGGTCGCCGGGTGCGACGCCGCGGCGGCGACGGCCGCCCTGGAGGAGTCCGGGTGGAGCACGAAGGTCGCGGTGGTCCAGCTCCTCGGAGGGGTGCCGTCCGACCAGGCCCGGACGGCCCTCGCCGAGGGCGACGGGTCGGTGCGGGGGGCGCTGGCCCGGGCGGGCGGGGAGCCCCGGTGA
- a CDS encoding carbohydrate ABC transporter permease — MSSPALGSARRPWLLLAPTLAVIGILLLWPMVRVVVLSFQDFGLRELVRGGAELVGLQNYRDILTDERLWRVALPNTVVFALVCVVLTVVVGTLVALLLHRLSPGWRTVVMMAVMAAWAVPAVTGTYVWVYLFDARAGFLTGVLGQLGLVDVTTQNLFTERGWFYAIATLNVVHHGFPFVAVTVLAGLVTIPSELPEAAMIDGANAWQRFRHVTLPMLKPVFAIVTILSTIWDFKVFTQIYLMPGGDGSNREVLNLGTWSYITAMSQNQFGLGAAIAVLLTVLLLVITAVYLRTLFKEEEL, encoded by the coding sequence GTGAGCTCGCCCGCCCTGGGGTCGGCGCGGCGGCCGTGGCTGCTGCTCGCGCCGACCCTGGCCGTCATCGGCATCCTGCTGCTGTGGCCCATGGTGCGGGTCGTCGTCCTGTCCTTCCAGGACTTCGGCCTACGCGAGCTGGTCCGCGGCGGTGCCGAGCTGGTCGGCCTGCAGAACTACCGCGACATCCTCACCGACGAGCGGCTCTGGCGGGTGGCGCTGCCCAACACGGTCGTCTTCGCGCTCGTCTGCGTGGTCCTGACCGTCGTCGTCGGCACCCTCGTGGCGTTGCTGCTGCACCGCCTCTCCCCCGGCTGGCGGACCGTGGTGATGATGGCGGTCATGGCCGCCTGGGCGGTGCCGGCCGTGACCGGCACCTACGTCTGGGTCTACCTCTTCGACGCCCGGGCCGGGTTCCTCACCGGCGTCCTCGGCCAGCTGGGCCTCGTCGACGTCACCACCCAGAACCTCTTCACCGAGCGCGGCTGGTTCTACGCCATCGCCACCCTCAACGTCGTCCACCACGGCTTCCCGTTCGTCGCGGTGACGGTGCTCGCCGGGCTGGTGACCATCCCCTCCGAGCTGCCGGAGGCGGCGATGATCGACGGCGCCAACGCCTGGCAGCGGTTCCGCCACGTCACGCTGCCCATGCTCAAGCCGGTCTTCGCGATCGTCACCATCCTGTCCACGATCTGGGACTTCAAGGTCTTCACCCAGATCTACCTCATGCCCGGCGGGGACGGCTCCAACCGCGAGGTGCTCAACCTGGGCACGTGGAGCTACATCACCGCCATGTCGCAGAACCAGTTCGGTCTCGGCGCGGCGATCGCCGTGCTGCTGACGGTCCTGCTGCTCGTCATCACCGCGGTCTACCTGCGGACCCTGTTCAAGGAGGAGGAGCTGTGA
- a CDS encoding glycoside hydrolase family 3 N-terminal domain-containing protein produces MTGTDAPADDPLLRRAALGVLVPGFVGTTLPDWLGELLAEGMAGVWLFGHNVEDGQQVGALTAQVHGRRPEALVAADEEGGTVTRLHHRDGSPWPGAWALGVADDVALTQEVMRGLGHQLRAVGIDVTAAPDADVNTEPANPVIGVRSFGPDADQVGRHVAAAVAGLGEAGVLACAKHFPGHGSTRVDSHLDLPVLDVDDDVLRARELVPFAAAVRAGVPMVMTGHLVVPGHGDLPATLNPSVLRVLREDLGFEGVICTDALDMAAVAQGWGRAGSAVLALAAGADLLCIGNPVHPGDYDAREDTLALADAVVAAVQRGDLARERLLEAAGRVAALGRRQAERRGAPTQADDQADDAAATRAGRAAAARAVRVTGEVPVLQAPDVAALGGGANIASGARQEVLTRVLAHELGGRVVEPTGLVTDGAGRDGLVLVSDDHTDLGDDLARGLLARCDVLVHTGIRDLPTGAVPACVVRTHGGGAASAAAAAVALRGAR; encoded by the coding sequence ATGACCGGCACCGACGCACCCGCCGACGACCCGCTGCTGCGCCGGGCGGCGCTCGGCGTCCTCGTCCCCGGCTTCGTGGGCACCACGCTCCCGGACTGGCTCGGCGAGCTGCTCGCGGAGGGTATGGCCGGCGTGTGGCTCTTCGGCCACAACGTCGAGGACGGCCAGCAGGTCGGGGCGCTCACCGCGCAGGTGCACGGGCGCCGTCCGGAGGCGCTCGTGGCGGCCGACGAGGAGGGCGGCACGGTCACCCGGCTGCACCACCGGGACGGCTCCCCGTGGCCGGGTGCGTGGGCGCTGGGGGTGGCCGACGACGTCGCGCTCACCCAGGAGGTGATGCGCGGGCTCGGTCACCAGCTGCGCGCGGTCGGCATCGACGTCACCGCCGCGCCGGACGCCGACGTCAACACCGAGCCGGCCAACCCGGTCATCGGGGTGCGCTCCTTCGGTCCCGACGCCGACCAGGTCGGGCGTCACGTGGCCGCGGCGGTGGCGGGCCTGGGCGAGGCGGGCGTCCTCGCCTGCGCCAAGCACTTCCCCGGCCACGGCTCCACGCGCGTGGACTCCCACCTCGACCTGCCGGTGCTCGACGTCGACGACGACGTCCTGCGGGCCCGCGAGCTCGTGCCCTTCGCCGCGGCGGTCCGCGCCGGGGTGCCGATGGTCATGACCGGCCATCTCGTCGTGCCCGGGCACGGCGACCTCCCGGCCACCCTCAACCCCTCCGTGCTGCGCGTGCTGCGCGAGGACCTGGGCTTCGAGGGCGTCATCTGCACCGACGCCCTCGACATGGCCGCCGTCGCGCAGGGCTGGGGGCGGGCCGGGTCGGCCGTGCTCGCCCTCGCCGCCGGGGCCGACCTGCTGTGCATCGGCAACCCGGTCCACCCGGGCGACTACGACGCGCGCGAGGACACCCTCGCGCTCGCCGACGCGGTCGTCGCCGCCGTGCAGCGCGGTGACCTCGCCCGCGAGCGGCTGCTCGAGGCGGCCGGCAGGGTGGCCGCGCTGGGCCGGCGGCAGGCCGAGCGGCGGGGCGCACCGACGCAGGCCGACGACCAGGCCGACGACGCGGCGGCGACCCGGGCGGGGCGGGCCGCCGCCGCTCGGGCCGTGCGGGTCACGGGTGAGGTGCCCGTGCTGCAGGCTCCGGACGTCGCCGCGCTGGGTGGTGGCGCCAACATCGCCAGCGGCGCGCGCCAGGAGGTCCTCACCCGCGTCCTGGCGCACGAGCTCGGGGGCCGGGTCGTCGAGCCGACGGGGCTCGTGACCGACGGGGCCGGGCGTGATGGACTGGTCCTCGTGAGCGACGACCACACCGACCTCGGAGACGACCTCGCCCGCGGCCTGCTGGCCCGGTGCGACGTCCTGGTGCACACCGGCATCCGCGACCTGCCGACCGGGGCCGTACCCGCCTGCGTCGTCCGGACCCACGGCGGCGGGGCGGCCAGCGCGGCCGCCGCGGCCGTCGCGCTGCGGGGGGCCCGATGA